A genomic region of Nostoc sp. UHCC 0702 contains the following coding sequences:
- a CDS encoding calcium-binding protein, producing MATSAGGAQTITSTSTSAVVVNATSDAGTQIITTGSGADIITASTTSATNTIDTGAGNDTVTILATASGNYTVNGGAGNDTITGGAGNDTLIGGLGNDILNGGAGVDNMVGGDGSDVYYIDIATDVVTETNALVSTGGIDTVNSSLAAYTLGANLENLTLTGTSAINGTGNTLANQITGNSAANILDGGTGNDILLGGSGNDTLVGGTGNDTLTGGIGNDSFSFTTKTQGIDTITDFSVLYDTLVVSAAGFGGSLTAGAIITADQFWIGTAAHDAGDRFIYNNNTGGLLFDADGTGAIAGLQIATLTTQLNLTNADILVIA from the coding sequence ATGGCCACATCCGCTGGAGGTGCACAAACTATAACCAGTACCAGTACAAGTGCGGTCGTAGTGAATGCAACATCCGATGCGGGGACACAAATTATTACAACTGGTTCAGGTGCAGATATCATAACGGCATCAACAACAAGTGCTACTAATACAATTGATACGGGAGCAGGCAACGATACGGTTACCATTTTGGCTACGGCTTCGGGTAATTACACTGTCAATGGCGGTGCAGGGAATGACACCATAACAGGTGGAGCAGGGAATGACACTCTGATTGGTGGTCTCGGTAATGATATTCTGAACGGAGGTGCCGGTGTTGACAATATGGTGGGTGGTGATGGCTCGGACGTTTATTATATTGACATCGCTACAGATGTAGTAACCGAAACCAATGCTCTTGTCAGTACGGGTGGCATTGATACAGTGAACAGCTCTCTTGCAGCTTATACATTAGGTGCGAACTTAGAAAACCTCACCTTAACAGGTACATCTGCTATCAACGGCACTGGTAACACTCTTGCTAACCAGATTACTGGCAATAGTGCAGCCAATATCCTCGATGGAGGAACAGGCAATGACATTCTTTTGGGTGGTAGTGGTAATGACACCTTAGTTGGTGGCACAGGCAATGACACCTTGACAGGTGGTATTGGTAATGACAGCTTCAGCTTCACGACTAAGACACAAGGCATTGATACCATCACTGACTTTAGCGTGCTATATGACACGCTGGTAGTTTCAGCGGCTGGTTTTGGAGGAAGCTTGACGGCTGGAGCTATTATCACGGCTGACCAGTTCTGGATAGGGACGGCAGCTCACGATGCTGGAGATCGATTTATCTATAACAACAACACGGGTGGGTTGCTATTTGATGCGGATGGCACAGGGGCAATTGCAGGGCTGCAGATTGCTACTCTCACGACCCAACTAAATCTCACCAATGCCGACATTCTGGTAATTGCCTAG
- a CDS encoding single-stranded DNA-binding protein, whose protein sequence is MNSCVLMAEIVQEPQLRYTADNLAVTEMLVQFPNSQKPEEQPATLKVVGWGNLATEIQQNYHQGDRVILVGRLGMHTVERQEGFKEKRAELTVQQIQSLADGFNTTASRNASVVETPARQSSGAASSSVASSASDIPSNDSRRPVATQPKATAGVVPQTTEPIPQSSGYELTNYPSVPESEPDTDDIPF, encoded by the coding sequence ATGAACAGCTGTGTTTTGATGGCCGAAATCGTTCAAGAGCCGCAACTCCGATATACAGCAGATAACTTGGCAGTTACGGAAATGCTTGTGCAGTTTCCCAATTCCCAGAAGCCAGAGGAGCAGCCAGCCACATTGAAAGTTGTAGGTTGGGGAAATTTAGCAACAGAAATTCAGCAAAACTACCATCAAGGCGATCGCGTGATTTTAGTAGGGCGCTTGGGTATGCATACTGTTGAACGTCAAGAAGGTTTTAAAGAAAAACGTGCTGAATTAACAGTGCAACAAATTCAATCTTTAGCAGATGGTTTTAATACTACTGCATCCAGAAATGCATCAGTTGTAGAAACTCCTGCACGACAATCATCTGGTGCAGCTTCCTCTTCTGTAGCATCATCTGCTAGTGATATTCCCAGTAATGATTCACGTCGTCCGGTAGCTACTCAACCTAAAGCCACAGCTGGCGTAGTTCCCCAGACAACCGAACCCATCCCCCAATCAAGCGGTTATGAGCTGACCAACTATCCATCAGTCCCAGAGTCAGAACCAGATACCGATGATATTCCTTTCTAA
- a CDS encoding FAD-dependent oxidoreductase: MTTYVTENPSQDPSVNPAHDIVDVQTTDCCIVGGGPAGAVLALLLARQGIRVKLLEVHKDFDRDFRGDTIHPSVMEIMEELGLSDRLLQLPHAKMHRIRIQTPQNTVTLADFSRLKTRYPYITMLPQVRFLEFITQEAQKYPNFQLVTGANVQELITENGVIQGVRYRGGGGWHEVRAIITVGADGRHSRLRQLGGFESIETSPPMDILWFRLPKKPEDSEGGMGRFALGHIVAMLDRGDEWQLAYVIPKGGYQKLRAAGLEELKKSVVEVVPELSDRIANLHDWSQVAFLSVESSRVKRWYRPGLLLIGDAAHVMSPVGGVGINYAIQDAVVAANVLTKPLKNQHVELTDLAKVQRQRELPTRIIQAFQTFIQKQVFAPILTSNRTFQPPVLLKLPILRDLPARLIALGVFPVHVQGTSK; this comes from the coding sequence ATGACTACCTATGTAACTGAAAATCCTTCCCAAGACCCCAGCGTTAACCCTGCTCATGACATTGTAGACGTACAAACAACAGATTGTTGCATTGTGGGTGGTGGCCCTGCGGGGGCTGTGTTGGCTCTTTTGTTAGCGCGTCAAGGTATTCGCGTCAAGCTCTTAGAAGTACACAAAGATTTTGATCGTGACTTTCGAGGGGATACAATTCATCCATCGGTGATGGAAATTATGGAAGAATTGGGCTTAAGCGATCGCTTGCTACAATTGCCCCATGCCAAAATGCACCGTATTCGGATTCAAACTCCTCAAAATACCGTTACTTTAGCAGATTTTAGTCGTTTGAAAACTCGATACCCCTATATCACAATGCTTCCCCAAGTGAGATTTTTGGAGTTCATCACCCAAGAAGCACAAAAATATCCCAATTTTCAGCTAGTGACGGGCGCAAATGTACAAGAATTAATTACAGAAAATGGAGTAATTCAAGGTGTCCGCTATCGAGGTGGGGGTGGCTGGCACGAAGTCCGAGCCATCATTACAGTTGGTGCAGATGGTCGCCATTCACGTTTAAGGCAACTCGGTGGCTTTGAGTCAATTGAAACCTCACCACCAATGGATATTCTCTGGTTCCGCCTACCTAAAAAGCCAGAAGACTCTGAAGGAGGGATGGGGCGTTTCGCTCTTGGTCATATTGTGGCTATGCTTGACCGTGGGGACGAATGGCAACTTGCCTACGTCATCCCCAAAGGAGGCTATCAAAAATTGCGAGCTGCTGGATTGGAAGAATTAAAAAAATCTGTGGTGGAAGTTGTGCCAGAATTGAGCGATCGCATTGCCAACTTACACGATTGGTCACAAGTTGCCTTTCTTTCGGTAGAGTCTAGCCGTGTCAAACGTTGGTATCGTCCGGGACTACTACTTATCGGTGATGCTGCTCATGTCATGTCTCCTGTGGGTGGAGTTGGCATTAATTACGCGATTCAAGATGCTGTTGTGGCTGCAAATGTGCTGACTAAACCCCTAAAAAACCAACACGTAGAACTCACTGACCTAGCGAAAGTACAACGTCAACGTGAGTTACCCACGCGGATTATTCAGGCATTTCAGACTTTTATTCAAAAGCAAGTATTCGCCCCAATTCTCACCTCAAATCGTACCTTCCAACCACCTGTTTTGTTGAAGTTGCCCATTTTGCGCGACCTCCCAGCGCGGTTAATTGCCTTGGGTGTGTTTCCTGTTCATGTACAAGGGACTTCCAAATAA
- a CDS encoding ABC transporter ATP-binding protein: protein MAQVILENVYKSFPSRRGEIVASQTQTPLEYGKKSDAVQERAEGVNVLRRINLTIADGEFMVLVGPSGCGKSTLLRLIAGLEVMTGGNIWVGDRLINDLPPKERDIAMVFQNYALYPHMTVYDNIAFGLRRRGFEQESSTSATLSDQGARGEITSSSPHLPIWAENLFVGVTRILPKGLRYISDKERQINQQVRSVAQLLQIEGLLNRLPKQLSGGQRQRVALGRAIARNPQVFLMDEPLSNLDAKLRAETRTQIVKLQRQLGTTTIYVTHDQTEAMTMGDRIAIMSEGKIQQVASPLEIYNRPANRFVAEFIGSPPMNFIPVEFHAPLLITNSQFRLTLPEIWETALQKYDGQTLILGIRPEHLNLSVPATKNLPVQVDLVENLGHDSFVTVRLGEHSSQATDKGNYLQLRVPSDRLVRSGEQIWLSLTTDKIHFFDPKTELAIFPKQ from the coding sequence GTGGCCCAAGTTATTTTAGAAAACGTTTATAAAAGTTTTCCCTCACGTAGAGGGGAAATTGTTGCTTCACAAACCCAAACTCCACTCGAATATGGGAAAAAAAGTGATGCAGTGCAAGAACGTGCAGAAGGCGTTAATGTCCTGCGACGGATTAACCTGACGATCGCAGATGGGGAGTTTATGGTGCTGGTGGGGCCTTCTGGTTGCGGTAAAAGCACCCTTTTGCGGTTAATCGCTGGTTTAGAAGTGATGACTGGTGGCAATATTTGGGTGGGCGATCGCTTGATTAATGACCTCCCACCCAAAGAACGCGATATTGCAATGGTGTTTCAAAATTACGCCCTCTATCCCCACATGACGGTGTACGACAATATCGCCTTTGGACTACGCCGCAGAGGATTTGAGCAGGAAAGCAGCACTTCGGCTACGCTCAGTGACCAGGGAGCAAGGGGAGAAATTACTTCCTCATCCCCCCATCTTCCTATTTGGGCAGAAAATCTTTTCGTGGGAGTCACAAGGATACTACCGAAGGGACTCCGTTATATTTCTGACAAAGAACGGCAAATCAATCAGCAGGTGCGTAGTGTTGCTCAACTATTGCAAATTGAAGGTTTGCTGAATCGCTTACCCAAACAGCTTTCTGGCGGACAAAGGCAACGAGTTGCACTCGGACGAGCGATCGCCCGCAATCCTCAAGTATTTTTAATGGATGAACCCCTTTCTAATTTAGATGCCAAGCTGCGTGCCGAAACTCGCACCCAAATTGTCAAATTGCAACGCCAATTAGGGACAACAACAATTTACGTCACCCACGACCAAACAGAAGCAATGACAATGGGCGATCGTATCGCCATCATGTCTGAGGGTAAAATTCAGCAGGTTGCTTCTCCATTAGAAATTTACAACCGTCCAGCCAACCGCTTTGTTGCAGAATTCATTGGTTCACCACCGATGAATTTTATTCCTGTAGAATTTCACGCCCCGTTATTGATTACCAATTCCCAGTTCCGTCTCACACTGCCAGAAATTTGGGAAACTGCTTTACAAAAATATGATGGGCAAACCCTAATTTTAGGTATTCGTCCAGAACACTTGAATTTAAGTGTTCCTGCCACCAAAAATCTGCCAGTGCAAGTAGACTTAGTAGAGAACCTCGGTCACGATTCTTTTGTCACCGTCAGACTTGGGGAACATAGTTCTCAAGCTACCGATAAAGGAAATTATTTACAATTACGAGTGCCATCAGACCGATTAGTTAGGTCTGGTGAGCAAATATGGTTATCATTGACTACAGATAAAATTCACTTTTTCGACCCTAAAACCGAGTTAGCTATATTTCCGAAGCAATAA
- a CDS encoding methyltransferase domain-containing protein: MDENEKLILNSWEINAKLWTRTIRDKQIESRAIVTDAAIINAALQLNPQTFLDVGCGEGWLCHELFSQGIDGWGVDVCGDLIQAAKHSGDSRFLVCSYSDLEWQKFGNIRHFSCLICNFSILGQSALSEVAEAGLNLLENRGYLIVQTLHPLIACGEYPYQDGWRETSWQGIADELFHPAPWYFRTIESWIKEFHAWNYRLLKLQEPCHPKTNKPISIIFVFQRQ; the protein is encoded by the coding sequence ATGGACGAAAATGAAAAACTAATCCTTAATTCATGGGAAATCAATGCCAAGTTATGGACACGCACAATTCGTGACAAGCAAATAGAAAGCCGTGCGATCGTTACCGATGCGGCTATCATCAACGCTGCGCTTCAACTAAATCCGCAAACATTCTTAGATGTTGGATGTGGTGAAGGATGGTTATGTCATGAACTTTTTTCTCAAGGAATTGATGGGTGGGGAGTTGATGTTTGTGGTGATCTGATTCAGGCAGCCAAGCATAGTGGTGATTCTCGTTTTCTTGTTTGTTCGTACTCCGATTTAGAGTGGCAAAAGTTTGGAAATATTCGCCATTTTTCTTGCCTGATTTGTAATTTTTCAATTCTCGGACAATCCGCTCTCTCTGAAGTTGCTGAAGCTGGTCTGAACCTGTTAGAAAATCGCGGCTATCTTATCGTTCAAACTCTTCACCCTCTCATCGCCTGCGGTGAATATCCCTATCAAGATGGCTGGAGGGAAACTTCATGGCAAGGAATTGCAGATGAGTTGTTTCACCCTGCTCCTTGGTATTTCAGAACTATCGAATCATGGATTAAAGAGTTCCATGCTTGGAATTACCGATTACTGAAATTACAGGAACCATGTCATCCCAAAACGAACAAGCCTATTTCAATCATTTTTGTCTTTCAGCGACAGTAA
- a CDS encoding phosphatase PAP2 family protein, which yields MNTYFNNLSHENPLIRAIHTAVQGRARYKISGLHHSQACKRYLELRLSQEEIVTQFRANPLTGNVLVIFHPDFSANAIALLLQNIVLDYTKYQTNLNIGQEKTKKLAPAPAQKPLSLVNNQLIPVAWIVSTCAWGSLLLHRYGLDTAILLAIQKLHTPLLDRLMVGVTFLGEPLALVSICLWVEIVLLYQRRPETTKLAIATASAVGLNYLLKLLFGRARPALWDRLVNVGFHSFPSGHAMVSMVIYGFIGYILAKEFPQWEKQISALTIVLILAIGFSRLYLGVHWPTDVLAGYAIGLVWLIVCILNLELKPKYRLSGRNFSLI from the coding sequence ATGAACACTTATTTTAATAATCTCTCTCACGAAAATCCTTTAATTAGAGCCATACATACTGCTGTTCAAGGAAGAGCTAGATATAAGATAAGTGGACTGCATCATTCGCAAGCTTGCAAAAGATACTTAGAATTGAGATTGTCACAGGAGGAAATAGTTACACAATTTCGTGCTAATCCTTTGACAGGAAATGTTCTGGTGATTTTCCATCCAGATTTTAGTGCCAATGCGATCGCCTTGCTTCTCCAGAATATAGTCTTAGATTATACAAAGTATCAAACTAATCTCAATATAGGACAAGAAAAAACCAAAAAATTAGCTCCAGCACCTGCACAAAAACCATTAAGTTTAGTAAACAATCAATTGATTCCAGTAGCATGGATTGTTTCCACTTGTGCTTGGGGTAGCTTACTGCTGCACAGATATGGACTGGACACAGCTATTTTGTTAGCAATTCAAAAGCTGCACACGCCACTTTTGGATCGCCTGATGGTGGGTGTAACTTTTTTGGGTGAACCACTGGCTTTGGTGTCGATTTGTTTGTGGGTAGAAATAGTTTTGCTTTATCAGCGTCGCCCGGAAACAACTAAATTAGCGATCGCTACAGCCAGTGCAGTAGGGTTAAATTATTTACTTAAATTGCTTTTTGGTAGAGCGCGTCCAGCACTGTGGGATCGTCTGGTTAATGTGGGTTTCCATAGCTTTCCCAGTGGTCACGCAATGGTGTCAATGGTAATTTATGGTTTTATCGGCTACATTTTGGCTAAAGAATTTCCTCAATGGGAAAAACAGATTTCAGCTTTGACCATTGTCTTAATTCTTGCCATAGGTTTTAGTCGGCTTTATCTAGGCGTACACTGGCCGACTGATGTATTAGCTGGCTATGCCATAGGTTTAGTGTGGTTGATTGTCTGTATTCTCAATTTGGAACTAAAACCAAAATATCGTTTATCAGGTAGAAATTTTTCTTTGATTTAA